Part of the Juglans regia cultivar Chandler chromosome 14, Walnut 2.0, whole genome shotgun sequence genome, agacaGAACTAttgtatattaataaattaataatggaAAATGTTATTCTCATCATTCTATTTTAcagctattttttatttaataattaaaaaaatattttttaataatattataatatctttatttattttttaaatatttaaaaatattaaaaatatatatatataatatataaaaactcaatttacgTATCGGTAGCTCAGCTGGAAGCGGTGGACGACGTCTCATTAATAATACAGTCGGCATAAATGCtgtacaattatttaaaaaaagagtaaaatgtATGAGAAATACTTTGGGTTTCAAATTCGAAACCCAAAACATGTctcgaatgagatttttttttatttttagaatgattaaaaaatatttttaattatattgtaaattttttaatttttttaaaaatatttataatgattaaaaaaatatttaaaataaaagaaataaaaaattaattttttttttttacctattcGGGACACTTTCGGGCTCCATCTCCCGGAGATGTAGCAGTACCCAaaatgtattattaaaaaattattattatttttttctcggCTCAATTTTTCGATTCCAAATATGATCAGAAGTCCAGTCCGAACTGAATTTCACCTCTCTAAAGGTTAAAACACCtcaaaaagaaggaagaaggaagccAGAGAACTGAGAAACCCAATCCATGAATCGAAGCTCTCCCATCAAGCCTTCACCCTAATATTTTCGATCCCCCTTTCCTTTCCTACAAATGGCGAACGTCTCGGTGGCCGCTGAGTGGCAGCTCCTCGGCGATCGCTATTACCGCAAACCTGATCTCTACCACCCGTTGCGGTGGAAGCACATCGACCTTAGTCGTAATAAGGTCGCCTGCGCTCCCTTCGGAGGGCCCATCGCCCTCATCCGGGACGACTCCAAGATCGTCCAGCTCTACGCCGAGTCTGCCCTCCGCAAGCTCCGCATCTTCAACTCCGCCGGTGTCCCACTCTCCGACACCATCTGGAAGAACCCCGGAGGCCGACTGATCGGCCTCTCTTGGACCGACGACCAAACCCTCGTCTGCATCGTCCAAGACGGCACCGTTTACCGCTACACCGCCCACGCTGAGCCCCTTGAGCCCAACTTCTCGATCCTAGGGCAAGAGTACCTGGACGAGAACGTGGTCGAGTGCGTTTTCTGGGGAAACGGTGTCGTCTGCGTGACGGACGCTTGCAAGGTCTTTTCCATTGCTGATTTTAAGAGCAAAAGCCCGAGGCCATTGAGGCTTGCGGACCCGGCACCGGAGGGGATCGAGGAGCTGCCGCATTGCGTCGCCGTGATCGAGCCCCAGTACACCATGTCCGGGAACGTAGAGGTTCTTTTGGCGATTGGCGATGGGGTGGTGATGGTGGAGGAGGACGAGGTACAGCCGTTGCCATTGCCACCCGGCGATGGACCGCTTCAGAAGATGGTGGTCTCAGGGGACGGGAGGTTCGTCGCGTCATTTACGCACGATGGCCGAATGGCGGTGTACTCTACGAGGTTCGAGAAGATCTTTGAATACGAATGCGAGGTTCGTGGCGTCATCTTTTAAACAACGATTGTGTAGCTTATTTGAAATCTTTATTTATCTTGTTTTCGTGGGTACAGTCAGCTCTTCCTCCTGAGCAGCTAGCATGGTGTGGTTTAGACAGTGTGCTACTGTATTGGGATGATATGCTTCTGATGGTGGGTCCTTCTGACGAACCGGTGCGCTACCTGTATGATGAACCAATAGTTCTTATCCCCGAGTGTGATGGAGTGAGGATATTGTCTAACTCAAGTATAGAATTTCTACAACTGGTGCCTAATTCCACTGTATCCATCTTTAAGATTGGGAGTACATCGCCTGCTGCTTTACTGTATGATGCTTTGGATCATTTTGACAGGCGCAGTGCCAAGGcaggcttctctctctctctctctctctccccaacgTTTTCAATAGGCAAACATAATGGCTAActtcattttacatttattttgtgtgatttcATTTGCTTGGTTACTATGTTTCTTTATTCATTCGCCTCTTCATTCGAAAGCAAAGATTtgtcttccttttattttttgataagtaaaataaagttttagtAAGGCTAAAACTAGGAAACGTCCATgcacataggaagtatacatcaaagaagaacaagagatgaatacaaggaaatcatgaaaattggCCCCATTGAAAACAATAGCATGGCCCCAAGACATAAGGAATGGAAAAATAAACATCTAAGgtcttccttttatttttgagttgtcAAAAAATacactgataaaaaaaaaaagttgtcaaaaaataaaagaaagcgTGGAATGATTGTTATGGagtggtgcttcatgtgcaagAAAGCTGCAGAATCAGTGGATCATCTACTTCTACATTGTGATGTGACTAAAGTGTTATGGGATGGTGTGTTTAGAAGATCCGGACTGACCTGGGTTATGCCAAAATCAGTGGTAGATTTACTTGCATGTTGGACTAGAATTCATACTTGCTCCCAAGTGGCAGCtgcatggaagatgattcctttgtgcattatgtggtgcatttagTTGGAAATGAATGTGAGGTGTTTTAATAATAGGGAATGCAATGTAGAAGAACTCTggaaattttttatgtgtttctTGTTTAGTTGGTTCAGCTATTGTACTTAATGGAGGGGCTGTCTTTGAGTTTTTGTCCTCGTTTTTCTAgtattagaatgtatttaggcaTTTCTTTGGATACATCATGTGTACATGGACTTTTCCTATtgcatttgatgaataaaatttttacttataataaataaataaataaataaagaaaatgaaatggatcACATATAATTTGTCAATACCAAAAAGATGGGCTGTTGGACATAATATTGCTGCtatatgtaagaaaaaatttcagcAGCCATTATGCTTAATGGAACTAGTGTTCATGactttctgtttttaatttatggttcctggaatgtatttaggtgctcttttgtatacttcctgtgtatatGGGCTTCGCCTActtcattcgtatcaataaaatatgagatttttaaatATACCAAGTTAGACCAATTTTTCTTAATTGCTTGCTGTTGGACACTGTTATGAATGGTTTACCTGTTGGTGCCTCTTTCAAACCTACTACATATGTAATTTACAAAAGCAATGTGTCAATTGATTGAGTATTTAACATTCATGCACCGAAGTTTTACTCATTCTtttgtcctttttatttttattggtcTTGTAAAACAGTGTAGAAAAAGAACTAGACAagcactttttttttgtaagtagaaCCACATAAGCACGTAGgggtttattatattttggtgTGTCTAACAAAGTATTGTTTGCCAGGCAGATGAAAACTTGAGATTGATAAGATCCTCCTTGTCAGAGGCTGTTGAAGCATGTGTTGATGCAGCTGGTCACGAATTTGATGTTTCACGACAAAGGACACTGCTAAGAGCTGCCAGCTATGGCCAAGCCTTTTGCAGGTGTGTTTGGTTTGCTGATGCAGTGGCATTCCAAATGAGAACAGTTTTAGATGTTAGCACTGGACATCATTAGTTGACTACCTTGCTCATACTATTGTATCTTGTTACAGAATACATATGTTTCAGCTTTAGTTATTGGGGAATCCATGCTTAGACATGGCTGGatggggatatatatataaatatatatatttgtggcatcagaacttataaaaaaaaaaaaaaaaattgtgggatCAGATCAGGTCCTCAGGATATAGCTAAAACTAAAATCACGTTTGGGGCAGGTTCAGCTGTGTGATTTCTAACCATGCGACAGTTTGGTTGGAAATGCATGCCTGTCTCAGACCTCTCCATTGTCATTCTTAAGTACAAAGTTTAAGATCAACATTAATAActgtttctagttcttaaataggtgtattcacatatatacttccagtgtacctgggctatgcctactttctttatcaatgaaataatttattacttatcaaaaaaaaaaaagatcaacaTTAATTGCTTCACGGTATTTTTTTTGGCCTCATTGTCGTTGGGTCATATGGAAATGTAAAGTTCTTCTCTTGCACTCTTGCTCTCATTTTGCATCTCAGTCAACATTGAAACAAACAGTTTCAGTGATCCAAATTTACTGCACAATTGGGGTGAGAAAATATTGGGGGGAAGAGGAAGTCAAGAAGTGAGTATCTGAAGGCTGGGACATATAAGACTATGTTTTGTACAGACTCCTGTCTAAACTGGTTTACACggattctttttatatatttggattCATGTGAGTGCTGTGTTTCAACTGGTTTATGGAGTAGCGGAAGGCTGGTAGATACAAACCAAGTTTCATACAGAATTCTGTCTCAACTGGTTTACGTGGATTCCGTTACATTTCTTTTCTTGGGGGGTCGGGGGTGGAtgtgtgtgcatatatatatatatccataggAGATGAAATAGAGAGATTTTGTCATATTTTCCCTTCTTGTTCCTCCAAGTAGTTGGGATTTATGGCTTTGTTGAGTTTGTGGTTCTTAACGTGGAGGTGACCTAGGTAGCATGCGAACACATGGTCTTTTGAATGGCTTCTCACATACTTAATGTTGTTGCCTGAGTTTATTCTCTGTGAAGtctgtatttttgttttataagtaagaagtaattttattagaaacgGATGTGTGAAGTCCGTATTTGGTGATATTTTACTAGTTTTGAGCATATCATGGTCTCGGTTGCCTGTATTTTATGcaattaagatgaaataattcCTTTTACCTATTAAAAAGTAATTCTTACTCTGTTAATGGCATGTTTTTAAAGTCTTGAAagaacaaacatatttttttctgatttttttgctCTCGGTAATGATATCCAGTTGGCTTTGGCAGCAATTTTCACCGTGACCGTATTCAAGAAATGTGTAAAACTTTGCGAGTCTTAAATGCTGTGCGCAGCCCTGAGATTGGCATTCCTCTCAGTATCCAGCAATAtaaggttttcaaaatttactGATTTTTGTTTACAATTTCAGCATTGAACTTTTATgccattttgttgattttaacACTGAATAATTTGCTGCCCCAGCTACTTACACCGTCTGTTCTGATTGGTCGTTTGATTAATGCACACCAACACCTTCTTGCCCTGAGGATATCAGATTACCTTGGAATGAATCAAGTAAGTTAATATATTCAAATAGactttataaatatgataaatttgcACTGTTGcttttatatattaagatcTGTATGATATGATGTAGTGCACTGGAAACTTGTGAAATTGTGGTAATGTCAAATTGAAGCATGAAATTATTAGCAATTCTATAAGATCCATCTGAAAAGTAGTGAATCAAAGATCTTAACTTATTCTTTTACTAATCATGGTGAagagcaaattttatttttttaatttttgttggggAGGGGCGTGGGCAGTAGTGCTTGCTAGCGGGTGAAGATGCTCTTTGAGAGATGAAGAGTGTGATattccatatgatatggataatggtaggtgatgtatgagatcccacattgcttgggaagaagaagttcttgctctttataaggttccaatggggctccaattgcatcattgactaatccttttggagtataggtcatgtgtcttggaccttccattggggcattacaaatggtatcagagtctatcccaacaagaaatgtgggacttgagccgtaccacctacaatggacagacCTGACGTGGATgttgggaatttaaggggggtagattgtgataccccatatgatatggataagagtaggtgatttatgagatcccacattgcttgggaaggagaagttcttgttctttataaggttccaatgggactccagTTGCatcattaactagtccttttggagtataggtcatgtggtttggtttgagccttccattggggcgttacaaagaGTGACATGGGCACGGATGTAAGATGAAGTCAGATGTAAGAGAGATGGGCTGATTGTGAATATGTATTAAGAACTATGACAGTTAATTAACAACTTAGAGACATGAATCTGTGGAATTATTGTTGAACCTTTAAGTCCATACTTTTAACCATTGaatactcttttttaatttttgataaataatatgtaattttattgcTATGAGAAGAAACTCAAGTACACAAGCATACAAGAGAATACCTTTTAACCATTGATTTCTCTGCTGAAATTGATGTCCATCTACCGTGGTCATAAAAGTGTAGTTTGAAAGCAGTGGAGACCTAAATAAATATCTAAGtaaattgtttgtaaatttgcACAGGAGTTTTGGTTTGGACAGTTATTGATAAGCTTCTAGTGTTAACTATACACTTCTTtacagaattttataaaaaatatgttttattctaAAGTTGTACTTTACTTGAACGAAGTTCTACTTTGAGATCAGTAAAGTAGCCGAGACAAATTTTTAGGGGAAAAGAAGGTACTTGAGGTAGTGATATTGAAGATGTTCTAAGGAAAAAAACTTCTGAGATTAacctctttcttttattctttggaACATTCAGCAGGCTGTGACAAGAACTGTACTATATCCAGACGAAGCTACTGAATTAACAGCACGAGCTTAAAATGTCTGTTCCATCTTTTTAAACTCATCTGCCACCTTTAACTACAAAAGCTCTTTCtgaaaaccaagaaaaaaaaatctgacaaAATATTCACGAGATGAAATATTGAGGTTACTGATTGGATGTTCATATCCTGATTCATATGCCTGAAAATGATAATCTTTTCTATGCAGTGCCAATGTATATAATGAGATAGCATTTGAATATATTTGTATATGTCCATGTTCTTGATGCTTTGTTGGATCTGTTCCTGACTATTGACTGTCATATTTGCTGGTGTCCCATTATTATTTTGTCAGCTATTGATTTTTTAACCTCCATATGGTTGCTGCCTTATATCTGAGAATTGAAAAGGCATAAGTCCATGTATGTGTTAAAtcctttttttcctaatttggtTTGTTGTAGGAGGTGGTGATAATGCACTGGGCATGTTCAAAGATAACTGCTTCATTAGCAATCCCTGATGCCACTCTCCTCGAAATCTTACTGGATAAGGTTGTCAATTACTCCAAAACTTTATGTGATTTATGTTCATTTCATTCCATGTAAACATCTTATATCATGTCCTTTTGAGTTGCAGTTGAAATTATGCAAAGGAATATCCTATGCTGCAGTTGCTGCCCATGCTGATAAGAATGGCCGCCGGAAATTAGCTGCTATGCTTGTTGAACATGAACCACGTTCCTCAAAACAGGTTTttattctctttccttttctttcatttgattGAAGTGCACTTGTGGGGAAagatctccctctctcattgACTAAAAAATCTGCTATGTTTTGAATACCCCCTCCcccaacaaaggaaaaaaaaagaaaggaaaaagtgcTGCGGCATTTTATGGAAGTTTCTTAGTATGATTTTTTCACTTCAGGTCCCTCTTCTTTTAAGCATAGGAGAAGAAGATACAGCTTTGATTAAGGCAACTGAAAGTGGTGATACTGACCTAGTTTATCTTGTTCTGTTCCATATCTTGCAAAAGGTAACACTTCAACAGAAACAAAAAGTTCTATTTGTAGTCATATACTAGATGCTATTGATGGGCTCTTCTATTTGATGCAGAGGCAACCATTGGAGTTTTTTGGAATGATACAGGCCAAAACCTTGGCACgggatttatttataatttatgcacGGTATGTATAAACTATTTTCTGATTTagtgtatatttttattttagttatcaaaagttatatatattttttgattagtaaacaatagtattaataaaggataggcaaagcccaagtacacaagatggtatacaaagGATTAGGCCTATCTAGGTCGTTACagtggaaacaagaaaatcctgaaaatttaggccattaaaatcaacagcTAGAGCCTAAAGAAATAAGGTAcggaaaaataaagatttaagCTCCTCTAGCGTCCGCTCCTTATCTTCGAAAGTCCGCTCATTACGTTCACACCATAGgcaccacataatgcatatAGGTACCATCTTCCATACGGCTTTGATTTATGGAGCACCAGTCCAGCTGGCCAATAACTCTGCCACTGAAAACGGCATCACCCAGCTTAACTCTAATCGACTGAACACTTCACTCACATGGCTCTCGCTGTCTTACAGTGTAACAAAGGATGATTCACTATCTCGCCagctttcttgcacatataacaccaatctgAAATAATTACCCTGCGCTTTCGCAGATTATCAATTGTCAATATCTTACCCAAAGCCACTGTCCAAGTGAAGAAGAGAGCTTTGGGGGGTGTCTTTCCTCCACAATCTTCTCCAAGGGAAATGCTTATTTGGAAGAGCAGTAAGGGCCTTATAGAAGGAACTAACCGAGAAAACGCCCTTACCCGCAGGTTTCCACCATAGTTTGTCAGCTCACAGTCCATTCAGTCTCACAGAATAAACGAGTCTGAAAAAAGTCTCAAAACTGTCTAGTTCCCAATCTTGAGCTGCCTTAATTAAAAGTGACATTCCATTGGACTTGGTTCCCTGATCGAACTATAAGATCCGCCATTAAAGCTTCTCGGTCGCATGCCACTCAGAATATGGATGGGAAAGAATCCATTAGGGCCTCCTCCCCGCACTAAATATCTCGCCAAAATTTTATGTGAGCACCCTCCCCCATCACCAGTTTAGTATGGCGAGAGAACAACCCTCACCCTCTTCTTATATGCTTTTAAACCCCCACACCATAGCTCCCATTCCCCTTTTtagtacaccaacccccccaaCCACTACCATGTTTGCAATCAACCACCATTTTCCAAAGAGCTTCCTGTTCAATGttatatctccaaagccattttctgAGTAAGGCCCGATTAAACGTTCCCAAGTTTTTTATCCCCAAACCACCAGAGGGAATTGGCCTACACACCTTATCCCAGCTGACTAAATGAAACTTGAATTCATCCCCCATCCCACTCCATAAAAAGTCTCGATAGAGTTTTTCAATCCGTGCCGCCACGTTTGCTGGAAATAAAGACAAAATAagttggtaagttagaaagaatactcttaataagagtcACCCGGCCTCCTTTTGACAAGTACACTTTCTTCCATCTTGCCAATCTTCATTCTATCTTTTCAATAACAGAGTCCCAAACAGATAAAGCCTAAGAGGCAGCCCTCAATGGCAATCCCAAATATGACATAGGAAGAGAAGCAACCTTACACCCAAGTGTGCTGGCCAAATGCCGAGTGATACTAACATTACCGACTGGTACTAGCTCTGATTTCTTCCTTGGAAGTTGTCTTTTCTAGGTACTTTAGTTTGCAAATGTGAGTGAAAAGATTATGGTTATTAGAGTCTTGACACATTAGGCATTAAAGGTTGCCTAGAGCTGCATGCAGGGTGAACTTTCTGAACACATCTTGGAAAAGTAATGCACATGATCTAGTGACATAAATTCTTGGAAATGCACACGAAGAAAGGCCATCGTGGGGGGTCTAAAACACTTTTCAGAGAAAAtgaattcttaaaatatatttgtggaAAAATGAAGATATAACATGCAACGAGTTTTTATGTGGCTTTTTGATTTAAGAGAACGTTTATACCTGCTTTTAGATTTAAATTCTCAAGTCTCAACTGTAGGAAACAGTTGAGCTGCATATGGTAACAGGATTGTTAACAAAGACCACCATAGAGAGAAGACACCCCTCAGCACTGGCGTTGGGGGGCGGGGTATTTTAAGGCATTGCAGAACTTTATATTTGATCTTTATGAATTAATTTGCCTTTGAACTCAAAcgttaaaatagaaaattatgtTAGTCTTACTTATTCAAGGATATTATCATTAACCACTTTCAAGAAATTGGACTTTTTAGTTCAGTAGAAAAGATTGGCGACAGGTTTTTGAGCtgatggaaaaaaagaaaatatttttactaatgggGGGGAGGAGGGGGGGCAATAAGGACATTAATATTGACTAGAAAGGGAGGGGGAGAAGATGACAATGAATACGATGCAAAAtaccatatttaaaaaaaggtgAAACGAAATGAAAATATTGGAATTATGCTTTGTTCATCTTTTGTTCAATCAGAGAATACAAACATGTGTGTTCCGTAAACCTTACAGCATGAGTTAGTTAATCGCTGATTTTGCAGAATACGCATGTGGTGGAAGAATAAGCAGATTTTAGCTTAAGAGTGCGCTTACTGTTGTGCCCTGAAAATTACTAAAAGTATGTGCAGATGTGTCGTCTAGGGTAGTTGAGTGCATGGCCTCTCCTGATGTGGTGTGAGGCATGTGGGCTGCAACTTAGTATGGATTTTTTAATATGCACTTTTACCGTAGTCAAAATAAATTGTTTGCTTTCAAGGGATCTCGTTGCATGTTGTCTGTTTTGTGCACATGTTTCTGATGCAGGATaagtatttcttaattttttggttttccTCGTGACTTTAGTTTCGTGTGTTTTCAGTTTTTCTAAGAACTCAAGGATTTTGGTCTTTTACCATAAGATTGAGATTGATGGCATATAGTGAAACAAATTTCATCATTGAATCACTGAataattgagatggttttagtaAAAGGAGTTTTCTTCTGTGCTCTTTTTCATTGTGTGTTCAAGGATTTAAAGAGACGtgttcttctcttttcttttgcttgtgTTACATCATTGAATGTGGTGTTTTGTGCTTGTGCATGAATGCTCACAATGTTCATTGTTTCAGGTGTTATAAGCATGAATTCCTGAAGGACTTCTTCCTATCAACTGGACAACTCCAAGTATGCTTAAATTCTTTGAGATTGGTGATTGATATTTGATCTACACAGACACACATATGTATTAAGTTCTTTAGAGAGTATATCTGTATTTGAAAGGTCGTGTAGAGAGTTGGAATCCTTAGGTCAGTTATTGTATCCTCTTTTTGTGATTACCATAAAAACAGAGTTTGGTGTCAGAAATGGCTTTGAGTATTGGATTTAGGTCTTCCCgttacaaaattctaaaatatattaataggtATGACAGGATGAGTGTGccatcagaaaaaaaaaaaaaaaaaaatgggaggaATGCTCTATGTAGCCGTCATTGTCATATACCTCCTGGTTTTACTTGAGATCACGTTATTTTCGCTTCCTTCCTTCCATCCATTTGATTTCTTAGTTTTATTTAGTATTTGACTTAACATattaaggctccgtttggatagtgagatgagattagatggttttagatgaaagttaaaagttgaataaaatatttttagaatattattttttaatattattatttttttgggatttgaaaaagttgaattgtttattatattttgtgtggaaatttggaaaagttgtaatgataagatgtgatgaaaccgtttctgtatccaaacggtgCCTAAATTTTCTGATGGTAATCTCTGTTTGTTGGAACATTAATTTTGATTATAATGTTTTCTGGTTTCGAAGGAGGTTGCTTTTCTGATATGGAAAGAATCATGGGAACTAGGAAAGAATCCCATGGCTAGCAAAGGATCTCCACTCCATGGTCCACGCATAAAACTTACTGAGAAGGCCCACAATCTTTTCTCAGAAACGAAGGAACATACCTTTGAGTCAAAGGCTGCTGAAGAGCATGCAAAATTGTTAAGGTGAGAAaagaataacattttttattcgCACCACTAGatgcataaaataattattactgTAAACCTGCCCTTGGTTGTATCAGGCTTTAAGACAAAGCATGCTATAGTTCTTTATGAGGTCATACTACAATAAATGTATGCAAATAATCACTTGGGGTTTAGACTTGGTTATTTACATTTTACACCACTACTTGATGTATGAAAAAACTATTATGCAAAAtgaaattattcttaattctgATTACTTCCTATTTTTCTAGAATACAACATGAGTTGGAGGTGACTACAAAGCAGGCCATTTTTGTTGATTCAAGCATTAGTGACACAATTCGCACGTGTATTGTATTGGGAAATCATCGAGCTGCAATGAAAGTGAAAACAGAATTCAAGGTCTGTAAAGTTCCTCTAATGCCTCCTAGGGTAAAAGCGAAAAAGTGTTTCTCTTATGCCTAATTCCATGTTTTTCTAAAGCAATGAAGCTGAGATATTGGGTGCGACGAGATCAAGCAATTGTCAACATTTTTAGTTGTTTACATGCCATCTATGTGGTGTACTAGATGCAATTTGAACGTTACTGATGTtatatcatcttgtgtacttgggttattgcctatctctatttatataatatcgattacttataaaaaaaaaaaaaattttgaacgtTACTGATGTTGTTACTTGTCTCAGGTTTCTGAGAAGAGATGGTATTGGCTTAAGATCTTTGCTTTGGCCACGATCAGAGATTGGGATGCACTGGAAAAGTTCTCAAAGGAGAAGAGACCGCCAATTGGTAAGGTTTCCAACTCCTAATTTAGTTTTAGAAAGCAAGGTAAACAACAATactgttataaaaaaaaaaggaaagcaagGTAAAGAGGAAAACACATTTcgtgtacttataaaaaaaagaagaagaaaacacatTTAAAGTCTTGCTGCCTTTATAATGATTACGTTGTAGATTTATATTGTCGTTTACATTCAAAGAATATTTTGGTGTAGATGGCAACAATTATTAAGTTTTGCTTCCAATTATGTGTTATTCTGATTCGGGAGTATCTGAATGTTTGTATCTGATAGCTCAACTCAAACAATCAACAAAACATCGGACAACTTTaaatatttactatttaaaatCAGTTTGAGTCTTATTAAATGTCTGCTACTgtaataaataaa contains:
- the LOC108994650 gene encoding protein VACUOLELESS1 → MANVSVAAEWQLLGDRYYRKPDLYHPLRWKHIDLSRNKVACAPFGGPIALIRDDSKIVQLYAESALRKLRIFNSAGVPLSDTIWKNPGGRLIGLSWTDDQTLVCIVQDGTVYRYTAHAEPLEPNFSILGQEYLDENVVECVFWGNGVVCVTDACKVFSIADFKSKSPRPLRLADPAPEGIEELPHCVAVIEPQYTMSGNVEVLLAIGDGVVMVEEDEVQPLPLPPGDGPLQKMVVSGDGRFVASFTHDGRMAVYSTRFEKIFEYECESALPPEQLAWCGLDSVLLYWDDMLLMVGPSDEPVRYLYDEPIVLIPECDGVRILSNSSIEFLQLVPNSTVSIFKIGSTSPAALLYDALDHFDRRSAKADENLRLIRSSLSEAVEACVDAAGHEFDVSRQRTLLRAASYGQAFCSNFHRDRIQEMCKTLRVLNAVRSPEIGIPLSIQQYKLLTPSVLIGRLINAHQHLLALRISDYLGMNQEVVIMHWACSKITASLAIPDATLLEILLDKLKLCKGISYAAVAAHADKNGRRKLAAMLVEHEPRSSKQVPLLLSIGEEDTALIKATESGDTDLVYLVLFHILQKRQPLEFFGMIQAKTLARDLFIIYARCYKHEFLKDFFLSTGQLQEVAFLIWKESWELGKNPMASKGSPLHGPRIKLTEKAHNLFSETKEHTFESKAAEEHAKLLRIQHELEVTTKQAIFVDSSISDTIRTCIVLGNHRAAMKVKTEFKVSEKRWYWLKIFALATIRDWDALEKFSKEKRPPIGYRPFVEACIEADEKGEALKYIPKLTDPRERAESYARIGMAKEAADAASQAKDGELLGRLKLTLAQNAAASSIFDTLRDRLSFQGVS